The DNA segment AAAAAGCTGGTCATCTCCAACTCGGCGGAACCATCATCGAAGCCACAGCCGGAAACACAGGCGTAGGACTAGCATTAATTGCCGCCGTCAAAAAATATCGGTGCCTCTTCATCATGTCTGATAAAATGAGCCAATATAAAATCAACCTCCTCAAAGCTTACGGTGCAGAAGTCGTACTCACCTTTTTGTTAGATTTGCCAGCTGATTTAGAAAGTGCTTTAGCTTAATATCATTTGGCGTTTGGGTGGTGTTCTGGATTTATATTTACACACGCAG comes from the Nodularia sp. NIES-3585 genome and includes:
- a CDS encoding pyridoxal-phosphate dependent enzyme, with amino-acid sequence MSSVSGVVRTLTMIEAAEKAGHLQLGGTIIEATAGNTGVGLALIAAVKKYRCLFIMSDKMSQYKINLLKAYGAEVVLTFLLDLPADLESALA